DNA sequence from the Carnobacterium funditum DSM 5970 genome:
ACGTAAGTATGCTAATAAGTTACGACGGTGACCAATTTTTTTCATAAGTCCACGGTATGAGTGGTGATCTTTTTTGTGAACACGTGCATGTTCGTTTAAGTGATTAATTTCTGCAGTTAATACAGCAACTTGCACTTCTGGAGAACCAGTATCTCCTTCGTGTGTTGCGTATTCTCTCATAATCTCGTTCTTTCTTTCTTTAGAAATTGCCATTTCTAAACACCTCTTCCTTTTAGTTTGTCCTATTACCGAGTATACGTTGGTGAGTCGTTAAACCAAGTAATGGATGCATGTTATACATTTACAAACATTACATGATATTGCAAAGAAATGCAAGTATTAATTCTTTAGTCATTTCATTTTTAAGGATTTCAATTATTGATTCATGCTAACTAAATAAAGCTCTTAATTCAGACATTTAAATTAGT
Encoded proteins:
- the rpsO gene encoding 30S ribosomal protein S15; this encodes MAISKERKNEIMREYATHEGDTGSPEVQVAVLTAEINHLNEHARVHKKDHHSYRGLMKKIGHRRNLLAYLRNKDASRYSELIKRLGLRR